From one Campylobacter concisus genomic stretch:
- the ileS gene encoding isoleucine--tRNA ligase, with the protein MDYKETLLLPETNFPMRGNLPQNEPQRLKSWYEERKVYEKMKKNRQKAVKNFNIHDGPPYANGHLHIGHALNKILKDIITKTHYFYGENVRYVPGWDCHGLPIEQQVEVKLGDKKKELSKVEIRELCRQHAREFIDIQRNEFKSLGIIGDFENPYMTMKFEFEADIYKALCEIAKKGLLVERSKPVYWSWAARSALAEAEVEYEEKEDYSIYVAFDLDGDALEKLGVKEASAVIWTTTPWTLPANQAISLNPDEIYVLTAENLIFAKPLLESVIQNGLSKGEIKKEFKSNLLENTHAINPLNGRKSLFLLGDHVMMDGGTGLVHTAPGHGEDDYYVCLKYGFSEILMPVDDGGCYDESLKHHGLFRSDVVDEFVGMHIFKANEKILELLGKSLLSVSKFRHSYPFCWRTHKPVIYRATKQWFIAMDEAKLGGKTLRQTALKELEKVKFYPSVGIKRIGSMIENRPDWCISRQRDWGVPIAFFRDKATKEVIFDSEILDHIVAIFKEKGADAWWALSIDELLPKGSKYKAENLEKVMDILDVWFDSGSTWHAVLQSDNYDAGKYPASMYLEGSDQHRGWFQSSLLVSTAINSHAPYESILTHGFTVDAKGEKMSKSKGNVIAPQDVAKTHGVEILRLWVGMSDYSSDLKISEDILKQISEQYRKIRNTIRFLLANVNDLESLNTEFNILDKWILARAKKVFDDASACFKNYDFSKGFNILLNFLSADLSGVYLDVCKDRLYCDAKDAPRRRSAQSAMAIITKALLPLIAPTLTYTVDEVMDYAPKIIKGDAKDAFDLVYEPIIFDLSFEDELLFASREKFNEIVDVLKKDKKIKSTLELSLETTNHNTTSYDEREVADLYMVSSVRAYDDSEPLAEFELEGDKFKIIASNLHKCPRCWKFNASKEDALCPRCEEVISAK; encoded by the coding sequence ATGGACTACAAAGAGACACTTTTACTCCCAGAGACAAATTTCCCGATGCGCGGAAATCTCCCACAAAATGAACCACAAAGACTAAAATCATGGTACGAAGAGCGCAAGGTTTATGAAAAAATGAAGAAAAATCGCCAAAAAGCGGTTAAAAACTTCAACATCCACGACGGCCCTCCGTATGCAAACGGCCACCTACACATCGGCCACGCGTTAAATAAAATTTTAAAAGATATCATTACAAAAACGCACTATTTTTATGGCGAAAACGTCCGCTATGTGCCAGGCTGGGACTGTCATGGCTTGCCTATCGAGCAGCAAGTCGAAGTAAAGCTTGGCGATAAGAAAAAAGAGCTTAGCAAGGTCGAGATTAGGGAGCTTTGCAGGCAGCACGCGAGAGAATTTATAGACATTCAAAGAAATGAATTTAAAAGCCTTGGCATCATCGGCGACTTTGAAAATCCATATATGACGATGAAATTTGAGTTTGAGGCTGACATCTACAAAGCGCTTTGCGAGATCGCTAAAAAGGGGCTTTTGGTTGAAAGAAGTAAGCCAGTTTATTGGAGTTGGGCGGCTAGATCGGCGCTAGCTGAAGCCGAGGTCGAGTACGAGGAGAAAGAGGACTACTCTATTTACGTAGCCTTTGACCTTGACGGCGATGCGCTAGAAAAGCTTGGCGTAAAAGAGGCAAGCGCTGTCATCTGGACGACCACGCCTTGGACACTTCCAGCAAACCAAGCTATAAGTCTAAATCCAGATGAAATTTACGTGCTAACAGCTGAAAATTTGATCTTTGCAAAGCCACTACTTGAAAGCGTTATACAAAACGGCCTAAGCAAGGGCGAGATCAAAAAAGAGTTTAAATCAAACCTGCTTGAAAACACTCACGCTATAAATCCGCTAAATGGCAGAAAGTCGCTATTTTTACTAGGCGATCACGTTATGATGGATGGGGGTACAGGACTTGTTCATACAGCTCCAGGACACGGCGAGGACGACTACTACGTCTGTTTGAAGTATGGCTTTAGCGAAATTTTGATGCCAGTTGATGATGGTGGCTGCTACGATGAGAGCCTAAAGCATCACGGACTATTTAGAAGCGACGTGGTAGACGAGTTTGTCGGCATGCATATCTTTAAAGCAAATGAGAAAATTTTAGAGCTACTTGGCAAAAGCTTGCTTAGCGTCTCTAAATTTAGACACTCTTATCCATTTTGCTGGAGAACGCATAAGCCTGTTATTTATAGAGCCACAAAGCAGTGGTTTATAGCTATGGATGAGGCAAAACTAGGCGGAAAAACGCTTAGACAAACAGCGCTAAAAGAGCTTGAAAAGGTTAAATTCTACCCAAGTGTGGGCATAAAAAGAATAGGCTCTATGATAGAAAATCGCCCAGACTGGTGTATCTCTCGTCAGCGTGACTGGGGCGTGCCGATCGCGTTTTTCAGAGATAAAGCGACAAAAGAAGTTATATTTGATAGTGAAATTTTAGACCACATCGTGGCTATCTTTAAAGAAAAAGGCGCTGATGCGTGGTGGGCGCTAAGTATAGACGAGCTTTTACCAAAAGGCTCAAAATACAAAGCTGAAAATTTAGAAAAGGTGATGGACATCCTTGATGTTTGGTTTGATAGTGGCTCGACGTGGCATGCGGTCTTGCAAAGTGACAACTACGACGCTGGCAAATACCCTGCAAGCATGTATCTAGAGGGCTCAGACCAGCACCGCGGCTGGTTTCAAAGCTCGCTTCTAGTAAGCACAGCTATAAATTCTCACGCACCTTACGAGAGTATCCTAACTCACGGCTTTACAGTCGATGCTAAGGGCGAGAAGATGAGTAAGAGCAAGGGCAACGTCATCGCTCCACAAGACGTAGCCAAAACTCACGGCGTAGAAATTTTACGCCTTTGGGTTGGCATGAGTGATTACTCAAGTGACCTAAAAATAAGCGAAGATATATTAAAGCAAATAAGCGAGCAATACCGCAAAATTCGTAACACGATCCGCTTTTTACTAGCAAACGTAAATGATCTTGAGAGCCTAAATACAGAGTTTAATATCCTTGATAAGTGGATCTTAGCACGTGCTAAAAAGGTCTTTGACGATGCGAGCGCTTGCTTTAAAAATTACGACTTTTCAAAGGGCTTTAACATCCTTTTAAATTTCCTATCAGCCGATCTTAGTGGCGTATATCTTGACGTTTGCAAAGATAGACTTTACTGCGACGCAAAAGACGCCCCAAGAAGAAGATCAGCTCAAAGCGCGATGGCGATCATTACAAAGGCACTTTTACCACTCATTGCTCCAACGCTTACTTACACCGTCGATGAGGTGATGGATTATGCTCCAAAGATCATCAAAGGCGACGCAAAAGACGCGTTTGACTTAGTCTATGAGCCAATCATTTTTGATCTTAGCTTTGAAGATGAGCTACTTTTTGCCAGTAGGGAGAAATTTAACGAGATCGTGGACGTTCTTAAGAAGGACAAAAAGATAAAATCAACCCTAGAGCTAAGTCTAGAGACCACAAACCACAACACCACAAGCTACGACGAGCGCGAAGTGGCCGATCTTTACATGGTAAGCTCGGTTAGAGCTTATGATGATAGCGAGCCACTAGCCGAGTTTGAGCTTGAGGGTGATAAATTTAAGATCATAGCAAGCAACCTTCACAAATGCCCAAGATGCTGGAAATTTAACGCTAGCAAAGAAGATGCGCTATGCCCAAGATGTGAAGAGGTCATAAGTGCTAAGTGA